From Arachis stenosperma cultivar V10309 chromosome 2, arast.V10309.gnm1.PFL2, whole genome shotgun sequence, one genomic window encodes:
- the LOC130961985 gene encoding reticulon-like protein B12 has translation MVSSDRLFNRERTLHEILGAGLVADLILWRQKNITVGILLVTLAAWIVFEKSGYTLLSLVSNVLLLLIVILFLWAKSAAILNRPAPPLPHLHLSEEMVNEVATFIRIRVNDVFSVSQDIALGKNSRLFLKVASCLWLISFVGGLTDFLTLAYTSLFIVLTVPALYERYEDKIDRHVLKCYRKLCQLYVKINEEYVSRVQHYILEKQKVS, from the exons ATGGTTTCATCTGATCGGTTGTTCAATAGGGAAAGAACTCTTCATGAGATCCTTGGAGCTGGTCTTG TTGCAGATTTGATACTGTGGAGACAGAAGAATATTACTGTGGGAATATTGTTAGTCACACTAGCTGCTTGGATTGtgtttgaaaaatctggttATACTCTTTTGTCACTTGTTTCGaatgttcttcttctcctcatTGTCATTCTTTTCCTTTGGGCCAAATCAGCAGCAATTCTTAACAG ACCTGCTCCACCTCTACCACATTTGCATTTATCAGAAGAAATGGTGAATGAAGTAGCAACTTTCATCCGaattagagttaatgatgtgttTTCGGTTTCTCAAGATATTGCTCTGGGAAAGAACTCAAGGCTGTTCCTGAAAGTAGCTTCATGCCTCTGGTTAATTTCTTTTGTTGGTGGCTTGACTGATTTCCTTACCCTGGCATATACAA GTCTCTTTATTGTTCTTACAGTACCAGCACTCTATGAAAGATATGAAGATAAGATAGATAGACATGTCTTGAAGTGCTACAGAAAATTGTGCCAATTGTATGTGAAAATCAATGAGGAATATGTCAGCAGAGTCCAACATTATATTTTAGAGAAGCAAAAGGTGAGCTGA